In the genome of Asterias amurensis chromosome 16, ASM3211899v1, one region contains:
- the LOC139948913 gene encoding serine-enriched protein-like isoform X2: protein MMARRHVQATCPERLSPSKPHRVVPSCMTAGRYRKVYSVQEETSDSTLSVKSAPISPLGRMTTRNFFENKLGLAEDLKFISRMPELCDVTFLVGDRREPVCAVRAILAARSRVFHKLLYTGTVTPSSSPRRRANSMESRFARKTVSFLTRSKSNGDPDGVNSASKCPRTVIIEEFEPTVFYKLVEYCHTGCVVLNADTVLGLMNAADHYGLDELRRACIEYMQVCLNLSTVCLLLSSAEKYIQYKATKSLVQRALEFVDDNGEDVLRFPAFLKLPQHVVRLILSRDELQADELTKFHAALAWSTLHFRNTPGTTLKGAMAPFVDTIAFHLIPASTLMQEVKDSGVVPDQKIMTALAFQADPGSVDARALSATPNRLRLSMLSLSLEDRSVIENADTDRTDLSDDDDGSDGCINECGSRGSMGSPTRSPELRRLSTVDSDDGLGTNNHTDQTLFENEGHDDSGHYDNTSNTIFESIPDNHEYHSERPQSADEFSGCTATSLSNFDSMSMSTSSDVTDSSSAGGSFGRADQKNSSHSTGVKSSIPGTPL from the exons TTTACAGCGTGCAAGAAGAAACTTCCGACTCTACACTGAGCGTGAAGAGCGCCCCCATCAGTCCATTGGGGAGAATGACAACGCGCAACTTCTTTGAGAACAAACTTGGTCTGGCAGAGGACCTCAAGTTCATCTCTCGTATGCCCGAACTGTGCGATGTGACGTTCTTAGTTGGAGATAGGCGGGAACCAGTCTGCGCAGTGAGGGCAATTTTGGCGGCAAGGAGCAG GGTGTTCCACAAGCTTCTATACACCGGTACAGTCACACCCTCGAGCAGTCCACGACGCCGTGCCAACAGCATGGAGAGCCGCTTCGCTCGGAAGACCGTCTCGTTCCTCACACGGTCGAAGAGTAATGGCGACCCGGATGGTGTCAACAGCGCCTCCAAGTGTCCAAGAACGGTCATTATTGAGGAATTTGAACCGACAGTATTCTACAAGTTGGTGGAGTATTGTCATACGGGCTGTGTGGTTCTGAATGCTGATACAGTCTTAG GCCTTATGAACGCAGCAGACCATTACGGCTTAGACGAGTTAAGGCGAGCCTGTATCGAGTACATGCAAGTATGTTTGAATCTGAGCACCGTGTGTCTTCTGCTCTCCTCCGCCGAGAAATACATCCAGTACAAGGCCACCAAATCGCTGGTCCAAAGG GCGTTGGAGTTTGTGGACGACAACGGTGAAGATGTACTTCGCTTTCCCGCATTTTTAAAACTTCCCCAACACGTGGTCCGTCTCATCTTATCACGTGACGAGCTTCAGGCAGACGAGCTGACCAAGTTCCATGCCGCCCTCGCCTGGAGTACGCTTCACTTCCGGAACACGCCCGGAACGACTCTCAAAGGCGCCATGGCTCCGTTCGTAGACACCATTGCATTCCATCTGATCCCCGCCTCAACACTGATGCAGGAGGTGAAGGATTCGGGTGTTGTACCAGACCAGAAGATCATGACTGCCCTGGCGTTCCAGGCGGATCCGGGGAGCGTTGATGCACGGGCACTCTCTGCGACTCCGAACCGCCTGAGGTTGTCCATGCTCAGTTTGTCCCTCGAAGACCGCTCGGTGATCGAGAACGCAGACACGGACCGGACGGATCTCTCGGACGATGACGACGGTTCCGACGGTTGCATCAACGAGTGTGGCAGTCGAGGCTCGATGGGGTCCCCGACAAGATCACCGGAACTCCGGCGGCTCAGCACTGTGGATTCGGACGACGGACTCGGAACAAACAACCACAcagaccagactctttttgagAACGAGGGACACGATGATTCTGGTCACTATGACAACACCTCAAACACTATTTTCGAGAGTATTCCGGACAATCACGAGTACCACTCAGAGCGCCCTCAGTCGGCGGATGAGTTCTCCGGGTGCACGGCGACGTCACTCAGCAATTTCGATTCGATGTCGATGTCGACAAGCTCTGACGTAACCGACAGTAGCAGTGCTGGTGGAAGCTTCGGCAGGGCTGATCAGAAGAATTCCTCTCACTCGACGGGGGTCAAATCATCGATTCCCGGTACCCCACTCTGA